The window AAATAGAGATATGTTTTTATAAAAACATATCTCTATTTTTGTCTTATCTTATCCCTTGTATTTAAATATTTAGGTCTTTTTTTAGATACAGTTATATCACTTAAAATATAATTTTTTAAATCTTTGAAATTAAAAGGTGACATAGGAGCAACATAAGGTACTCCCAGAGTTTTAATAGAACATAAATTAATTGCAATAAGTGTAAATCCCATAACGAATCCGAATAATCCAAATATACCTGTTATTAGAATCATAAAAAACTTTAATATTCGAATTGGATTCATGATAGTGTAGTCAGGTGCCACAAAAGAACACATAATGGATAATGCTACCATAATGACCATAAGAGGGCTAACAAGTCCTGCCGCAACTGCTGCTTGACCAATAACAATAGCACCTACAATACCAATAGCTGGACCTATTTGTTTTGGAAGTCTTATACTAGCTTCCCTTAGTATTTCAGCTACAAATTCCATTAATGTTGCTTCTACAAAAGCATTAAATGGAACTGTTACTCTAGAACTTGCTATAGCTAAAATATATTGTGGTGGAAGTATATCGGGGTGAAAACTAACAACTGCAACATATAAAGAAGATAATGTTAAAGATACTACAAGTGCTACTATTCTCAATGATTTAGAAAACATTCCTAAGTATATATTATCATAATGATCATCACCAACATCTAGAAATTCAATAAAGGTTTTTGGCATAACTAAGGCTAAATTGCTGCCTTCTACTATGATAATAAGCTTACCTTCAAGTATGTTTGCACATGCCGTATCGGATCTCTCTACAATGCCCGCCTGTGGAAACAGGTTAAAAGTATCTTTTAAGACAAATTTTTGAATATATCCTGATTCAAAAATCCCATCTATATCTATAGCTTCTAACTTTTTTGTTACTTCAGTAACACATTTTTTATTTATAATATCTTCCATGTAAATTAAAGCAACATTTGTATTTGTTCTTTTCCCGATGATAAAATGATCTATTCTAAGGGATTTATCCTTTATTCTATATCTTATCAAGGACATATTATCATCAAAATTTTCAGTAAAAGAATCCTTAGATCCCCTTAATGTAGTGTCTATGACAGGTGGTTCAATTCCTCTTTTTTCAATCTTTAAAGTATTTGCTACTATATATTTTTCTTCATTAGGTATGAAAATAATAGATGTTCCTGACAAAAGGTGATCAATCATCTTATTTTCATCATCATCAATCGAAATATCATCTATATAAATAACCGAATTTGCTATTTTATCTATACTAAGAATTTCATGTTTCCCATCTTGTAATATGGGTTTTATAATATCATTTGATAGTCTTTCTTTATCTGTAATGTGTTGGATATATAGTATAAATATATCTATATTCATAATGGATAGCTTTCTTGTAGATATTCCTATGTTAGAATTTTTAAATTCTTCCATCTTATCTATAAATCTGTTTTTTTTAATCATATTATCCATCCTTTAATATTTCTTTTTCGCATTTGGGTCTGTTAAACTACTGTTTATAATTTTCGTATTAACATTCACATTTATATTTGCCTTTGTAAAGGCATCTTCCCAATCTATTTTCTCATAAATTTCAGGATGTTCAGCTCTAAAGTATCTTGCAAATCCAAAAATATCACACTTAAATTCACTTTTTGCTCTCTTTATAATATACTCAATATTATTTTTAGCTTTTTCTGATATCTTATTTTCTAAGATCTTAGTATATTCATCACTTATTGGTTCCATATAATACTGATATCGTAATTGTGCTTTTAAATCCAAATCAATATTAATCGTAACTTGCCCATCTATATAATCTGTTTTAATCTTTCTTTTCTTAACAAATGTTCGAAAAGAGATTTTATTTTTTTCATTATTACTACTATTTATAATTTGAATAATCTTAGGTTCTTTTGCTAATATATATGTGAT is drawn from Tepidibacter hydrothermalis and contains these coding sequences:
- a CDS encoding spore germination protein, translated to MIKKNRFIDKMEEFKNSNIGISTRKLSIMNIDIFILYIQHITDKERLSNDIIKPILQDGKHEILSIDKIANSVIYIDDISIDDDENKMIDHLLSGTSIIFIPNEEKYIVANTLKIEKRGIEPPVIDTTLRGSKDSFTENFDDNMSLIRYRIKDKSLRIDHFIIGKRTNTNVALIYMEDIINKKCVTEVTKKLEAIDIDGIFESGYIQKFVLKDTFNLFPQAGIVERSDTACANILEGKLIIIVEGSNLALVMPKTFIEFLDVGDDHYDNIYLGMFSKSLRIVALVVSLTLSSLYVAVVSFHPDILPPQYILAIASSRVTVPFNAFVEATLMEFVAEILREASIRLPKQIGPAIGIVGAIVIGQAAVAAGLVSPLMVIMVALSIMCSFVAPDYTIMNPIRILKFFMILITGIFGLFGFVMGFTLIAINLCSIKTLGVPYVAPMSPFNFKDLKNYILSDITVSKKRPKYLNTRDKIRQK